The sequence below is a genomic window from Oncorhynchus nerka isolate Pitt River linkage group LG7, Oner_Uvic_2.0, whole genome shotgun sequence.
TTGGTTAAAATGTCAAATGGACATACTTAAAAAAAGATTTTTTTAGGGCAGTCCAGAATATTCTTACTGTTTGAGTATTTTAGTATGTCTAGAATATTAGAGCATACGCAAGAGACTCTTTTGCTTTGTTAGAGCAAATTgttcaataaaaaaaacaagTAATAAAGAAACAAATAAAGAAAGTAGATATTCAAACAAATGCCATACAAGTCAGGTTTCTTATGATGGAATCATAACACACACGGAAAAGGTTAGGCTATGGTAGGGATCAATTACGTATTCTGTGTGTTGATGTGGCATGTAACAGTATTTGCTTGCTTTTTTCTAATGTGTTCATCAGTGTTCATCTACAACTATTCTATATTCTAACATGATACAATCCTCTCAATGAGCACGACAATACATTGCCAGCATTGGTTGGTTAGCTTGGTAAGTGATTAGAGCTGTGATATCATTCACTTTAAAATACATGAATGTGCAAAACTAGACTAAAAACAATGAACAGAATTATATTATGTAAAGCAAGAAGCATCATGAatacatcactatacagtatTATGACACGGTAGTGATAAAAGCGTGTATTATTTGGTCTCAAAAAGTGTGATGCcaccaaaaaacaacaaaagaagCAATGAAAGTATACCTACATACAATTTTACATTAGCTTCAGTTAGTCCCTAGAATCCTCCAATCCATGCAGTGACAGTGTTAGAAACTAAGACCTTGATAAGTTGATTATTTGAAACTGCTGTGTTAGTGTTGGGCtagaacaaaagcctgcataccCTCCTCAGGATCAGAGATGTAGAACCCCTGTCCTATATGTTCATCCTTCACTTTTTGCATCCATGATAATACTTATAATCAGTCTCGTAGCTTTGCAAACATCCTCAAAATGAATAACATTGGTAACAATTGACATTTTCTTCCCATTTTATATAGCTTAATAATTACTGAGGCAATACAGGTTTGAGTGCCTTCATTTACGGCAAAACAGTTATATGTCATTCATGAGAAATTGCCCTGCCAGTCACCACACCATCTCCTTAGAAAGCTGAATTCCCAATTAACCCCTAGCCCCTATACCCCTTGGCATTCCTGTAGATCTGAAAGGATATGAAAGGTTTGAACAGTATGTAGGCCAAATGCTTCACCTTGCCTTTAGGTAGGCTGGGTGGAATTTCCACCACCTATTTAATCGTTTCAGATCTACAGAACTGTCTAGGGCTCGATTTGGAATTCAGATTAAGACCAACACTGTTGCGCATATAATCCGGCCCaagtggctggagtggaggatgAAGGAGGTTTGGTTTAGGGCTCAGCCGCCTCGATGGGCTCCACCTGTGGGTCAGTGGGGGGAGTGGAGACCTCCTCTACCTGGTCGGAATCGGGTTCAGTGACAACAACGGCCACCTGCttaaggagagaggcagagagagaaagactgagaaagagacaGTTATTATATTGACATGTAATGTTTGACATTAGAAGAATCTATTACTCAAACACATCAAGGTAATCAAACCTCAAGAGATGCACAGTAAATGGTAGCCAACAGTGCTAAATGGATAAGCCATTTTAGGCTGGCACTATATGGTAGGCTAACCCCTCCGGGCTAGCTAGGCCCTACCTGGGATGCTGCAGCCTGCACAGCAGGGGGACCTGCCGGGGGGCGAGTCTGGGGGTAGGCTGGGCGCTGAGTTCCACtggatgactagagagagagcaagaaagaggaaGTTAAAGGGAGAACAAGACATAAACGTGTGATGTTCAGTATCTATATGTAATAGAGGGTTCACCCTGCCATTTGTTTTAATACATGAAGGGTATCATTTTTGTTTTCTTAAAAAAGGCACAATTTGCACTGAAAGAACTCACAAACTTTGAAGTAAAATGTCTTAAAACTTCCCATACAACAAAGTCCTTAAGAAGGTGGCAATTATTTATGCACATATGGGGGAATTCAGATCCGACTTCTCTCCACATGTATTCTGACCAGTGCCCGCAACGTACCGGTTTTGTGCCCGCAAGGGATGCGTACCCTTATTGTTGTAGTTTTCTCCTCTTCCAATATTTAATGGATTGAACAACTGAATGGCAACTTTCAGGATAATCAAACCACTGTATTTTGTATTCCCCAATATATTTTGTCAGTaaaggctctccaaccctgtaaaGTAGGTAGATCCCTAAATATGTTCCTAACCCTTAATAATGTACAGATCGGATACTTTTTCAATTTACCAATTGGTGCTAAAACTGAGATATGCATAGGCCTATAATTGTCtggctttctttcattgatccctaatattctgaaccCATTCTCTCAATATATTATAGTGACTGTCAAGAACATTTGAATTAAAGGTGCaccgtatttaaagggatggctttagATAACTGAAAACCACATTGAATGAAAAGTCCATGAGGAAATCagttggccagcaagtgggagggttttcagcagtttaatTAAATATATTCAGTGCGCATAAAAGAGCCACTCTCAAAGAGCTTGTTGCGCACCTGCGGAaagtaagtctgaataccaaatactgagaagcgCAGGAAAGGCAAACATTTCCTAAGTCTGAATTGAGCCCATATAAAATAAATAGATTGAAATACATTTTCACATGCAGCAAACACCATCTGCAGTGTTCTAAATTGTTACAGGTTTTAAAATCGCAATGCCTGGGCAGCACTGCACATGTAAAATGGTGCTTGGAGCATTTTAGAATGCCCTTTCCCATGTGTTCTGTTATATGTGGGTTCACCTGCATTCCACCACTTGAGGCCAGCACACTGAGGCCAAACAGCATGGCTGTGATACAGATGAGCAGCTCCAGAATAAGGAAGATAACCAGAGTACCTATGATGCCGTCAATCAGGAGCTATAAGAAACCACCCAtgcgggagagagacaggtgaagaaAGGCATGCGGGATGGACAGTGGTATTGTGGTCCAGAGAAAAATGCTTGATATTACAGTAGCATCAATAAATTCCATACAGCATCAAATGAATGCAATTGCGGGATAAAAAACAGTCCAAAAAGCAAACTATAATGTCAGAtcttattaattaattaattaagcaAGATAATACAAACAGATGTCAAACTAGGCCTTTTGAATAGCCATATAATCAACCACATGAAAGTGAATAAAATAACTAATACCTATCTAAACTTACGATTGGGTAAGATGTTATTTAAAACTTTTGCTGCAATACCTTTTCGGGTAATGCTTTGTTATAGCAACTATGCGAACAAGGCAGAAATACTGCAACCTACCAAGTGTTAGCATTGACCAGAACATATCTACAATAGTGGTCAACTACTTACTTTACATTTCATTTCGATCAGCCCAGTGCATTTCCTGAAACAATGTTGCTGCAGTAAACAGTAAACACAAAGAAAGACATGTTCCATTTTGAAGAACAATTACACTTTTTCCCTTGAAACTACATTAACCTAGATAAGATACTCATATGGCGTGTTTCTATTCTATAAACAGTAACTCTTCATATGTTCTTACATATTTTTTACTTTAAAATATGGCAAAAATACAATAGATGATTGGCTGTATCATCAATTAAAACCTTAATAGTGTCATCAAAAATAGAAATGTCATTTACATTCAATTCTAGATCCCACACAGGTTTCGTACTGTTCTATATGAGGACTAAGTTTGAGCAGTCGTGTTAGCATAGTAGAATATGTGTGTATGCTACCTCCTATGCAGACACAGAATAAAGTGGGTCAAAGACTTTGATGCATGACCCCATTTTGACATAGCTCCCACCATAAATAGTTTAGGCCAAATTGTTCCATTGCAGCCTTTTTACAGTTTAGAACAATGTTGTTAAAATTGGTCAAAGCCTTGCCACAATAATCAAAATCCAAAACTCCTTTGCTGAATTTTTTTTAAAGGTCGTTTTTAATAATTCTGGGTAATACCAAACCCTAAAACACTTATTACatgtttcatcaatgattgctttaatttgctgttttgttTTAAACAATAATGACATTTAAACAAGTATTTTTGTTGTGGTACTGATATCTACTACTAATATGTGATGTGGCAGAAAAAGAAAAGCCTGCACGCTTAATTGACACATTTAAAGTTGTTGtgggatgttttttttgttgtataTTTGATAAAGTGGTCATGAATCATGTGTAATGGGAGCAATGTTGAAATATAGGCCATTAAACAAATCCACTTGGAGGACAAAATAAAGGTATGCATGTCTGCCAGTATTCCTTGGTGGAGATTGGAGTGCCTAACTGTAGATGAAGTACTCATGAAAACCATGTAACTGATCCTCTCCGTCATTACTGTATGGTTTGAAGCTGGGTGCTGTGCTGAACCAATTAATCAACTAATGTTTTTAATGCTTATTTTACAGAAAACTTTAGTTTAAtcagatgtactgtatataggccACACGTTGCTTTTAACTAGCAGCACATGGCAAAGGAAAATATACACtgactataccaaacattaggaacagcttcctaatattgacttgcacccccccaccccctttgccctcagaacaacaaagatttaagtgcctttgaacggggtatggtagtaggtgccaggtgcaccgggttgtgtcaagaactgcaaagctgctagGTATttaatgctcaacagtttcccatgtgtatcaagaagggTCAAACACCGAAAAGGAcagccagccaacttgacacaactgtgggaagaattggagtcaacatgggccagcatccatgtggaacgcttttgacaccttgtagatttaaaaaggtgacatcaatgagggattatagctttcacctggattcacccggTCAGTCTGTCACGGAAAAACTTTAGTTCTTAATGTTTCGAACAGTGTATAATATCTTGAGCAGATAAGTGTGCGCAACACAGATTTACGCATTAATCTTTGCTCATTTAAGTTAAGCGTGCTGATCTCATGTCAGAATACCGCCTTGAGTGAAGACATTACACTAATACTTCCACGAAAGACACAATAGATTTTTTTGTATAGGCTATTGTTGGATGCAACAACCCTTTTGCTCTCTATAAaaattgaaatgttttttttctgaaaTCCCGGTTGGAGGATCCCAGAATCAGGAGGGAACAGGCAGGATATccggaatcctccaaccaggtgTCTgaaaaaccagggaatttattaaaGTTCCAGGAATTCTGCAACCCTAGTCCGGAGCAAACATTGTTTCAGAAAATGCATATCAGCAACTGATACAAATGTATTCAAACAACAACGGTAACGATCTTTCAAAACATTTGTCAGAATAAATTAATTGTGAACACATTTTTCACAAAGAACTAGCTTAAAATTATATGAAATTCAGCAAATGAGTTGGGGAATTTTACATTGTGACTCTCATTGTATGTCTTTTGACCACATGAACTCTCAAGGGGGAGAATGTGTGACATGGTCAGCTACTCAATCAAGATGACCGAGAAGGTTGACTAAACCATAATGACTACATCAAAATTCAGCCTGCACTTCATTGTTTCTTCCTAAAATGATGTCATTCTTTTAGATGCTTTTTAAAAATAATGTTATTCAATTagtaaatgtatgtaaaaaaataataataataatcaaaagtttggggtcaattaaaaatgttcttgttattgaaagaaaagctcattttttgtccattaagaTAACAtaaaaattgatcagaaatacagtgttgacatggttaatgttgtaaatgactattggagctgaaaacggctgatttttaatggaatatctacataggcttacagaggcccattatcagcaaccatcactcctgtgttccaatggcacgttgtgttggcTAATCCAAGTTaaccattttaaaaggctaattgatcattagaaaaccattttgtaattatgttagcacagctgaaaactgttgttctggtaAAGAAGTAAtataactggccttctttagactagttgagtatctggagcatcagcatttgtgggttcgattacaggctcaaaatggacagaaacaaagaaGTTTCTTATGAAAcgcgtcagtctattcttgttctgagaaatgaaggctattccatgcaagaaactgCCAAGAAGCATTGTGttagatcttcagtttcttggcaatttctcgcatggaataaccttcatttctcagaacacgaatagactgatgagtttcagaagaaaggtctttgtttctgtccattttgagcctgtaatcgagcccacaaatgctgatgctccagatactcaactagtctcaagaagaccagttttattgcttctttaaccagaacagtttttagctgtgctaatataattacaaaatggttttctaataatcaattagcctttaaatATGATAAACAtgggattagctaacacaacatgccattggaacacaggagtgatggttgctgataatgggcctctgtaagccAATgttgatattccattaaaaatcagcaatttccagctacaatagtcatttacaacattaacaatgtctacactgtatttccgatcaattttatgttatttcaatggacaaaaaatttgcttttctttcaaaaacaaggacatttctaagtgaccccaaacctttgaacggtattGTATGTAATAATTGTTTATATGCAAATTTATGTAATAATTCAAGGTATACTGTTAGAATGACTGGTTACCACAGCATGCAGCTCCAGTCTTCGGCAGTGTTCACAGTGGTAGGAGTCCTGGCGGTAGGGCAGGTGTTTGGACATCAGGCCCAGAGCAGCCGTGGAGAAGGCAGCACTAATCAAGTGCAGCACCAGGGTACATTTCACCTGGGGAGAGAGTACACCACTACACTGACTACGCCCAGATTGACAGAAAATATTATACATTGAAAGTTAGTTTTTTGGGGTTTGTGTGATTTCTTAGAAATTGCCTACATCACTCACAAATATCAGTGGTCACACAGGAGTAAACATACCTCCAAGAATGGTGTGCAGCATTTCGGGATAATGTGTTGTTCGGTACATACTGTTGAAAAATGCAGCAAAAAAATGTAACTAGCTGAATGCGCTCCAATTGCATTATACCCACCCAAAAGAGAGAAGGCTTCCTGCCCGCGTGGACAAGGACCGACCCAGACAGGATGAGCTGTGGGAGTATACCCATAACAGAATAAGACACATGACTCACAGGTCAGATTACACACCTATACAGAGATTAAAATAACTGATTcaacaaaataaatgatctattcTAGAAAATTGCCATTGTAGGGCTGTAAGCCTATTCATGTGTGGTGGATCAGGGTTGGAGCGAAAGCctgcaggagggtagctctccaggaggagGGTTGGCCCGATCTGGCCTAAAGACACACTGCCAATGTAGAGGGCGCTGTTGTAATAGTTGATACTTGGCCAGTAAATTCTGACTGGTACATGTCATCTGGAGTAGGTAGAAGTTGCCCTTACTAACTGATATAGAGCTGGGATTGATTTTATTGCCCGAATGGTTAAG
It includes:
- the LOC115131515 gene encoding uncharacterized protein LOC115131515 isoform X4 → MGLKSQDPLPPTSNLTSGQVGSFQKVEPKTLGAVQIIIGCLVLCLSASVLQLHEIHFTGDVAVLLIVVLQLILSGSVLVHAGRKPSLFWVKCTLVLHLISAAFSTAALGLMSKHLPYRQDSYHCEHCRRLELHAVLLIDGIIGTLVIFLILELLICITAMLFGLSVLASSGGMQSSSGTQRPAYPQTRPPAGPPAVQAAASQVAVVVTEPDSDQVEEVSTPPTDPQVEPIEAAEP
- the LOC115131515 gene encoding uncharacterized protein LOC115131515 isoform X2, which gives rise to MGLKSQDPLPPTSNLTSGQVGSFQKVEPKTLGAVQIIIGCLVLCLSASVLQLHEIHFTGDVAVLLIVVLQLILSGSVLVHAGRKPSLFWVKCTLVLHLISAAFSTAALGLMSKHLPYRQDSYHCEHCRRLELHAVQHCFRKCTGLIEMKCKLLIDGIIGTLVIFLILELLICITAMLFGLSVLASSGGMQSSSGTQRPAYPQTRPPAGPPAVQAAASQVAVVVTEPDSDQVEEVSTPPTDPQVEPIEAAEP
- the LOC115131515 gene encoding uncharacterized protein LOC115131515 isoform X3 produces the protein MGLKSQDPLPPTSNLTSGQVGSFQKVEPKTLGAVQIIIGCLVLCLSASVLQLHEIHFTGDVAVLLIVVLQLILSGSVLVHAGRKPSLFWVKCTLVLHLISAAFSTAALGLMSKHLPYRQDSYHCEHCRRLELHAVLLIDGIIGTLVIFLILELLICITAMLFGLSVLASSGGMQSSSGTQRPAYPQTRPPAGPPAVQAAASQQVAVVVTEPDSDQVEEVSTPPTDPQVEPIEAAEP
- the LOC115131515 gene encoding uncharacterized protein LOC115131515 isoform X1 codes for the protein MGLKSQDPLPPTSNLTSGQVGSFQKVEPKTLGAVQIIIGCLVLCLSASVLQLHEIHFTGDVAVLLIVVLQLILSGSVLVHAGRKPSLFWVKCTLVLHLISAAFSTAALGLMSKHLPYRQDSYHCEHCRRLELHAVQHCFRKCTGLIEMKCKLLIDGIIGTLVIFLILELLICITAMLFGLSVLASSGGMQSSSGTQRPAYPQTRPPAGPPAVQAAASQQVAVVVTEPDSDQVEEVSTPPTDPQVEPIEAAEP